A DNA window from Phoenix dactylifera cultivar Barhee BC4 unplaced genomic scaffold, palm_55x_up_171113_PBpolish2nd_filt_p 000090F, whole genome shotgun sequence contains the following coding sequences:
- the LOC103722959 gene encoding protein terminal ear1-like translates to MASLNPNAPVYIPSPHLLSLESYYSPPPPPPPQHPSPSPSSYFQYNQTPYQNNAIYTSSPSPYVHDLCYYLSPQISFVCCYRKGFSYFQIPQPCPPRPLPHPAPLPPSCLKQPRGSLSPLIEEGEGKDKPQDHVVSAAQVKQEVEKKVVRKKASKGANGSKGFRVFASGSFTGKRVYVPKPPRCQGRLPPLLRRTKLTGDFEFKKVEPGPGDSKSDAKTTVMIKNLPNKFTTEKLMDILDKHCLRENEKVLSLKGEEKACDGVVKLADGEGATTLSEFDFLYLPIDFRSGSNLGYAFVNFTSSTAAWKLHDYLHHFEWKCFGSRKICEVTYARIQGLRELKNHFTSSVFLCNRDQYLPLCFQPSRNGFNQPEPECVGRRIHVASEVTK, encoded by the exons ATGGCCTCTTTGAACCCAAACGCGCCGGTCTACATCCCATCTCCCCACCTCCTTTCGCTGGAGAGCTActattctcctcctcctcctcctcctcctcagcaccCTTCTCCTTCGCCTTCCTCATATTTCCAGTACAACCAAACTCCATACCAAAACAATGCCATTTatacttcttctccttctccctacGTGCATGACCTTTGCTACTATCTTTCCCCTCAGATTTCTTTCGTTTGTTGCTATAGAAAGGGGTTCTCGTACTTTCAGATCCCCCAACCTTGCCCTCCGAGGCCACTCCCTCACCCTGCCCCTCTCCCGCCTTCTTGTCTCAAGCAGCCACGaggttctctctctcctttaatTGAGGAAGGCGAGGGGAAAGACAAGCCCCAGGACCACGTTGTCTCCGCGGCCCAAGTGAAGCAAGAGGTGGAAAAGAAAGTGGTGAGAAAGAAAGCCAGCAAGGGTGCGAACGGTTCAAAGGGGTTTAGGGTCTTTGCGAGTGGTTCTTTCACAGGGAAGCGAGTGTATGTGCCGAAGCCGCCGCGATGCCAAGGGCGGCTTCCGCCGCTCCTTCGGAGGACGAAGCTCaccggcgacttcgagttcaagaAGGTGGAGCCTGGGCCAGGAGATTCAAAAAGTGATGCCAAGACCACAGTCATGATAAAGAATCTCCCCAACAAGTTCAC CACGGAGAAGCTCATGGACATACTAGATAAGCATTGCTTACGAGAGAACGAGAAGGTTCTCTCTTTAAAAGGAGAGGAGAAAGCATGCGATGGAGTGGTGAAGTTGGCAGACGGAGAGGGAGCCACAACCCTCTCCGAGTTCGACTTTTTGTATCTACCCATAGATTTCAG GAGTGGCAGTAACTTGGGCTACGCCTTCGTAAACTTCACGAGCTCAACTGCAGCCTGGAAGCTGCACGACTATCTGCACCACTTCGAATGGAAGTGCTTCGGATCTCGCAAGATATGCGAGGTTACCTACGCCAGGATTCAG GGTTTGCGAGAGCTCAAGAATCATTTCACAAGCTCCGTATTTCTTTGCAATCGTGATCAGTACCTTCCATTGTGCTTCCAGCCATCTCGCAATGGATTCAACCAACCAGAGCCTGAATGTGTGGGTAGGCGGATTCATGTTGCATCAGAAGTTAcgaaatga